Proteins found in one Capra hircus breed San Clemente chromosome 20, ASM170441v1, whole genome shotgun sequence genomic segment:
- the AK6 gene encoding adenylate kinase isoenzyme 6, with amino-acid sequence MLLPNILLTGTPGVGKTTLGKELASRSGLKYVNVGDLAREGQLYDGYDEEYDCPILDEDRVVDELENQMSEGGVIVDYHGCDFFPERWFHIVFVLKTDNSILYKRLENRGYNEKKLKDNVQCEIFQVLHEEALASYKEEIVHQLPSNKPEDLEDNITQILKWIEQWVKDHSS; translated from the exons ATGTTGCTTCCGAACATCTTGCTCACCG GTACACCAGGGGTTGGAAAAACTACATTAGGCAAAGAACTTGCATCAAGATCAGGACTGAAATACGTTAATGTGGGTGATTTAGCTCGAGAAG GGCAGTTATATGATGGCTATGATGAAGAGTATGACTGTCCCATTTTAGATGAAGATAGA GTAGTTGATGAGCTAGAAAACCAAATGAGTGAAGGTGGAGTTATTGTTGATTACCATGGTTGTGATTTCTTCCCTGAACGCTGgtttcatatagtatttgtcctgAAAACAGATAACAGTATTTTGTACAAAAGACTTGAAAATag GGGTTATAATGAGAAGAAACTAAAAGATAATGTTCAGTGTGAAATTTTTCAAGTTCTTCATGAAGAAGCCTTAGCATCCTACAAGGAAGAAATAGTGCATCAACTGCCGAGCAATAAACCAGAAGATCTAGAGGATAATATCACTCAGATACTGAAATGGATTGAGCAGTGGGTCAAAGATCACAGTTCTTAA
- the TAF9 gene encoding transcription initiation factor TFIID subunit 9: MESGKMASPKSMPKDAQMMAQILKDMGITEYEPRVINQMLEFAFRYVTTILDDAKIYSSHAKKATVDADDVRLAIQCRADQSFTSPPPRDFLLDIARQRNQTPLPLIKPYSGPRLPPDRYCLTAPNYRLKSLQKKASTSAGRITVPRLSVGSVTSRPSTPTLGTPTPQAMSVSTKVGTPVSLTGQRFTVQMPTSQPPAVKASIPATSAVQNVLINPSLIGSKNILITTNMVSSQNTANEASNALKRKHDDDDDDDDDDDDYDNL; this comes from the coding sequence ATGGAGTCTGGCAAGATGGCTTCTCCCAAGAGCATGCCGAAAGATGCACAGATGATGGCACAAATCCTGAAGGATATGGGGATTACAGAATATGAACCAAGAGTTATAAATCAGATGTTGGAGTTTGCCTTCCGATATGTAACCACAATTCTAGATGATGCAAAAATTTATTCAAGTCACGCTAAGAAAGCTACTGTTGACGCAGATGATGTGCGGTTGGCAATCCAGTGTCGTGCTGACCAGTCTTTCACCTCTCCTCCACCGAGAGATTTTTTATTGGATATTGCaaggcaaagaaatcaaacccCTTTGCCATTGATCAAGCCATACTCAGGTCCTAGATTGCCACCTGATAGGTATTGCTTGACTGCTCCAAATTATAGACTTAAGTCTTTACAAAAAAAGGCATCTACTTCTGCAGGAAGAATAACAGTTCCACGGTTAAGTGTTGGTTCAGTTACTAGCAGACCAAGTACTCCCACGCTTGGCACACCAACCCCACAAGCCATGTCCGTTTCAACTAAAGTAGGGACTCCAGTGTCCCTCACAGGGCAAAGGTTCACAGTACAGATGCCCACTTCACAGCCCCCAGctgtaaaagcatcaattcctgcAACATCAGCTGTTCAGAATGTTCTAATTAATCCGTCATTGATTGGGTCCAAAAATATTCTTATTACCACTAACATGGTCTCATCACAAAATACTGCCAATGAAGCATCAAACGCATTGAAAAGGAAACatgatgacgatgatgatgacgATGACGACGACGATGACTATGATAACTTGTAA